AGAATGCCGAACCGAACCGGCTGGTCGTAGGCGTCACCGACCGCGGCGTCGGGGTCCGCGAGGAGTGGATACGGAAGCTCGTATCGGGACTGCCACGCTTCGACGCATGAACCGTCGGCTTCACGGATGGGGTTTCGCCAAGATGCACGCTCATATTCGCTACAAGGCGGCTGAAAAGGAGATTCTACTAGTGCCACAAAAAGCGGTGCAGTTGACCGACGAATCATGGACGAACTGGGCGAGGAGAGTCGAATTCCGTTGCTCAACATTGAGGAAGGCGACGTCTACGTCCTTCTCGGATTTCCGATCGCTGGGCTCCTCATCGGCGGATTCGGTGGTCTCGACGGAGCGATCTTCCCGTCCGTTCTCCTGGGTACCGTCGCGGGTGTAACGATCGTTTACGCGACACCGAGTCATCTTCCAGCGTCGTCGTGGGTACCGCGGTTCAATGGCCCGATATCCTCCTTGACGGCGTCGTACGTCTCGCGATCGAGTCCCAATAGCCCGGTACTACCTCAGTGGGCAATTCCAAATAGCCAATTTTGAATTAGTCTATTCCGAAATAGGCTATTCGGAAGTATTATTCCCCACTGGGATAACGTAAGTATATGGAGCGCTTTGTGAACCGGGAAGACGAACTCTCGCGTTTACGGGGGTGTTACAGATCCGACGCCGCCGAGATGGTTGTTATCTTCGGCCGGCGTCGTCTTGGAAAAACACAACTCGTCCAGCACTCTCTTTCCGACCGAGACGACGCCGTCGTCTACCAGGCCACGGAAACTACATCACAAATACAACTCGACGAATTCGTTACTGTCGCTGCCGACACGTTTCCCGGAATTACGGAAATAAAACAGAACTGGGAAGCCCTCTTGGGGTATCTCGGCGAGCAAGACGGTATCGTCGTCCTCGACGAATTTCCGTACCTCATCGACGCCGACGAGAGTCTTCCGTCGGTCATCCAGCGGTTGTGGGACCAGCGATTACGGAGTACCTCAGGAACGTTCGTTCTGGTTGGATCGTCAATCAGCATGATGGAAGAAGCGACTCTTTTAGGGAACAGTCCTCTGTACGGACGGTTCACGGAAAAACTTGATCTCCGTCCCCTCAACTTCTCTGCTGCACAGGAGTTCCTCCCGGACGGCTACTCTCCCGAAGAGCGGATTTTCATGTGGGGTATCTTTGGCGGCGTCCCGTACTACCTCGACGGCGTCGATCTCAACCAGAACCTCGGGTCAGTTCTCACCCAGGAAGTGCTCTCCCAAAAGGGGTACCTCCACAACGAACCAGAGTACGTTCTCCGGACCGAGCTCACGGACCCGAATCGGTACTTTGCGATCCTCACAGCGATTGCTGCGGGGAAGACGACATCGAACGAAATCGCCCAAGCGGTGGGAATCGACGGAAAGCAAATCTCGACGTACACCCAGAAGTTAGAACGATTGCGTCTCATCGAGCGTGAGGTCCCTCTCACCGAAGAGAAAGCGAAGTCACGCCGCGGACGCTATCGGATATTGGATCCCCTATTCCGCTTCTGCTTCCGCTTCGTCTACGGCAACGAAGATCGGTACGAACGACTGGGCGAGGACGCCTACGAGGCAGTCATCGAACCAGAGCTTCCAGACTTCGTCAGTCAGGAATTCGAGAATCTCTGTCAGGATGCTCTTCCTAACCTGTATCCAGAAGCGACGTTCCTCGATATCGGCCGCTGGTGGTACAAAGAACACGAGGTTGATGTCGTCGGCTTCACCACAGATGGGACGATGGTCGTGGGAGAGTGTAAGTTCACGAACGCGCCGCTCGACTACAGTGCGCTCGCCTCGCTCGAAAACCATGCTGCAGAGATCCGCTGGACTCCAAATACTGGCAACATCGACACGGAATACGCGTTGTTCACACGCAGTGGTGCCACACAATCCGTACAAGAAGCTGTGGCCGAGCGTGATGACTTACAACTATTCGAATTGAGTGACGTTACCAACGCGTCCGGGAACACCATCTATTGACAGGCGGCGAGGTCGTACACGATGTCGATGCCCTCCCACCGCTCGCGGGATTCAAGGTGCTGTCCGAAGAGATTGAATACGCTGATTCTGGCTGCGTCCACGTCCGTGGGCGGATTTCAAAAGGTCGTCCAATCGACGACAGTGACGTCGTCCATCCGATCGAAGTGGTCCACGTTCGCAGTGAGCACCGAGAGCTGTTCGACCATTGCCGTCGCCCCGATGTAGACGTCATGGAGATCATGAAGTGGCGTGCCTGGCTGTTGTAACTCGCTGATGATGTCGGCGGCAGCGGTCGCGACCGCGCGATCGACCTCGAGGATTTCGAACCGTGCGAGGAGCCGTTCGAGATCCTCGAGTGCGTCCTGCCGTGTCGCACTGTCCGTGTATCGCTTGTTTACGCCGAG
The nucleotide sequence above comes from Halosolutus halophilus. Encoded proteins:
- a CDS encoding ATP-binding protein gives rise to the protein MERFVNREDELSRLRGCYRSDAAEMVVIFGRRRLGKTQLVQHSLSDRDDAVVYQATETTSQIQLDEFVTVAADTFPGITEIKQNWEALLGYLGEQDGIVVLDEFPYLIDADESLPSVIQRLWDQRLRSTSGTFVLVGSSISMMEEATLLGNSPLYGRFTEKLDLRPLNFSAAQEFLPDGYSPEERIFMWGIFGGVPYYLDGVDLNQNLGSVLTQEVLSQKGYLHNEPEYVLRTELTDPNRYFAILTAIAAGKTTSNEIAQAVGIDGKQISTYTQKLERLRLIEREVPLTEEKAKSRRGRYRILDPLFRFCFRFVYGNEDRYERLGEDAYEAVIEPELPDFVSQEFENLCQDALPNLYPEATFLDIGRWWYKEHEVDVVGFTTDGTMVVGECKFTNAPLDYSALASLENHAAEIRWTPNTGNIDTEYALFTRSGATQSVQEAVAERDDLQLFELSDVTNASGNTIY
- a CDS encoding type II toxin-antitoxin system VapC family toxin, whose protein sequence is MKLCDTSVLVDIDRGGVADRVARLDDEGRHAISTVTVTELRLGVNKRYTDSATRQDALEDLERLLARFEILEVDRAVATAAADIISELQQPGTPLHDLHDVYIGATAMVEQLSVLTANVDHFDRMDDVTVVDWTTF